In the Leptotrichia sp. oral taxon 847 genome, one interval contains:
- a CDS encoding autotransporter outer membrane beta-barrel domain-containing protein, whose translation MGWSRYSGNPGNIAGGETDTKGQVVPSFTSNRPGIITYLNDSGDVLGHGGYEYGKVNLYIKGGSSVTDKIIGTGTKKVAGQVGLHTVANGKLYDITANLYGQAAFHSIETWHAGHNKYTNVKVNINGDDNTVFLIYPAAWESLVLHTKTYGVPGTYNKRGEFSGEVNVTVPGNSSRNIIYNALGVQAAFKIESEGDYTLEGQGNMVYSGYGYSPNYQNLVGKTFTGYEGGTRTAVIADTSTPSGTGMVPYINLTKYVKSYGDDNIILYFGNKTKDAADDPFQESKTGGANSVAKWQESIVGIYQGEISAKAAIGSQRNILNIGNQTGGNKPGGDDKYVETNVGIFSRSGQRSGISPFRDLGAPVETTGATTSMFDYDPIHALQVNDIDIQFGKYSKSGIMITSEYGTQIDVAKSTNGHKIVGIMGGPIKDYGSEVTVAPGNISADDNTNQAATATIIAYANGKWDNGKHQMSPATAGSLNGKPSTINIGKNVEMTGRYLLTGGTLGTSSETGINPIAYLAKDGGLVNAEGTTDAKGFYSIIGFADGTGSTVNTTGAVTAKDEWVASDAATKPYKFRNIAGLARGGGVVNLNGGMTIAGTAGFADGTGSTVNITSSNNVIQTGESSALIALNGGKVNFAGGTIYQEDNATSSSVVASGTSTVDHSKSTPFYADNNSSVIDFTGATTINMSDGILMTGEDTDYTAATGGTATKYNGMSNVTVNLTGDNSVLRTYQGRVTNWTGSTAGINGVKTDMKLAALNDKGHDYKIYYIDGIFNLNNNQNLDDPADEFNTKIGLSNEKFTIASGVTVSSATGKGLSMASHDGVTTNTTTGYTNNGTINITGGTPSNTTALSTSFGYVDNKGTINVDNGIGAYGINGSSLTNNSAINITSSGVGMAGFASASTLKTYGTDKQITTGTLGSNKVLELTNNGTITVAGNGSIGLYGNTNDVAGTGLVSTSTGVITNNGKIVMTGDSAVGIVSEGKGNTINLGGTGSSDIAVGTNGIGVYASGTKSVVNFTSDTGIEVKDKGVGISVTNGSIVNPNGKTFEIKYTGSANGSGAGIFYDNTATNTTNINIVNNGSDRGVVGLYTTGGTLTNAATITDKSGKAYGIYSEGADVVNNGTLNIGNKGKGILSTGGNVRLTSSSVINLGEDEAIGVYTKGTGNNVTADAGSTMAIGNGSYGFINEGTGNTIISNMTSQTVGDNTVFVFSRDTSGTVINNTPLTSTGSLNYGLYSAGNVVNNADINYSSGIGNVGIYSINGGNAVNNPGVSITVGASNSDPTANQYAIGMAAGYIGDATTPAYTGNIENKGIINVVGPYSIGMYGVNKGTKVVNSGTINLNASNTTGMYLDNGAEGINNGIIKSNGTGLKKVVGVVVKGGSTIENNGTIDINADEAVGLLSKGNAAGNNPGIIKNYGTLTIRGAGSVNTQLPQPGHEISKDMGGIKIHAPSGSSTATITVNGVPVVPELATTTAEEYKPMEVSTIGMYIDTSNKRFTTPIVGLSSLSTLKNADLIIGTEAARNTTSKYIQISPQILAPYNQMILNNPQIGKWNIYSGSLTWMSSVAQNQTDGTIQNAYLAKIPYTKWAGTQETPVNSTDTYNFLDGLEQRYGVEALGTRENQLFQKLNGIGNNEEVLFYQATDEMMGHQYGNLQQRINATGNLLDKEFKYLKHDWRNPSKQNNKIKVFGQRDEYNTDTAGVIDYTSNAYGVAYVHEDETVKMGNSQGWYAGAVTNRFKFKDIGHSRENQTQLKAGIFKTMSPATDHNGSLQWTIGGDVFFGINNMKRRYLVVDDIFQAKSDYNSYGAALKTDLGYDIRLSERTHLRPYGALKMEYGRFNKIKEDSGEMRLEVKGNDYFSVKPEAGLEFRYIQPMAVRTNLTVGLTAAYENELGKMASKNNEGRVRYTDADWFGIRGDKEDRKGNGKFDLNIGVDNTRFGVTVNAGYDTKGKNVRSGVGFRLIY comes from the coding sequence GTGGGCTGGAGTAGATACAGCGGTAATCCTGGAAATATAGCTGGAGGAGAGACAGACACCAAGGGACAGGTTGTTCCGTCTTTTACTTCTAACAGACCAGGAATAATTACATATTTGAATGATTCAGGAGACGTACTAGGTCACGGTGGATATGAGTACGGAAAAGTTAATCTTTATATAAAAGGTGGGAGTTCAGTTACTGATAAAATAATAGGTACAGGGACTAAAAAGGTTGCAGGTCAAGTAGGATTACATACAGTTGCAAATGGAAAACTTTACGATATAACAGCTAATCTTTATGGACAAGCTGCATTTCATTCAATTGAAACTTGGCATGCAGGACATAATAAATATACTAATGTAAAGGTTAATATTAATGGAGATGATAATACAGTATTTCTTATTTACCCAGCAGCTTGGGAAAGCCTAGTTTTACATACAAAGACATATGGTGTACCTGGAACTTACAATAAGAGAGGGGAATTTTCAGGTGAAGTAAATGTTACAGTACCTGGAAATTCTAGTCGAAATATAATTTATAATGCATTAGGAGTTCAGGCCGCTTTTAAAATAGAAAGTGAAGGGGACTATACTCTTGAAGGTCAAGGAAATATGGTTTATTCAGGATACGGATATTCTCCAAATTATCAAAATTTAGTTGGAAAAACTTTTACCGGATATGAAGGAGGTACAAGAACAGCAGTAATTGCAGATACTTCAACTCCTAGTGGGACAGGGATGGTACCATATATAAATTTAACAAAATATGTTAAATCGTATGGTGACGATAATATAATACTGTATTTTGGGAATAAAACGAAAGATGCAGCAGATGATCCGTTTCAGGAAAGTAAAACAGGAGGAGCCAACTCAGTAGCTAAATGGCAAGAATCAATAGTAGGTATTTATCAAGGGGAAATAAGTGCAAAAGCTGCTATTGGAAGTCAACGTAATATATTAAATATAGGTAATCAGACTGGAGGAAATAAACCTGGTGGTGATGATAAATATGTGGAAACAAATGTAGGTATTTTTTCGCGTTCAGGACAGAGAAGTGGAATTTCTCCTTTTAGAGATTTAGGGGCACCTGTAGAAACAACAGGAGCTACTACTAGTATGTTTGATTATGATCCTATTCATGCACTTCAAGTAAATGATATTGACATTCAATTTGGTAAATATTCTAAGAGTGGAATAATGATTACTTCAGAATATGGAACTCAAATAGATGTGGCAAAGAGTACAAATGGACATAAAATTGTTGGTATAATGGGTGGTCCAATAAAAGATTATGGAAGTGAAGTAACAGTGGCACCTGGAAATATTTCAGCTGATGATAATACAAATCAGGCTGCAACAGCTACAATTATTGCATATGCAAATGGAAAATGGGATAATGGTAAACATCAAATGAGTCCAGCAACTGCTGGTAGTCTTAATGGTAAGCCAAGTACAATCAACATTGGTAAAAATGTTGAAATGACGGGAAGATATTTATTAACAGGTGGTACGTTAGGAACTTCATCTGAAACAGGAATAAATCCTATCGCCTATCTTGCAAAAGATGGTGGACTTGTCAATGCTGAAGGAACGACAGATGCCAAAGGATTTTATTCAATAATAGGTTTTGCTGATGGAACGGGGTCAACAGTAAATACGACAGGAGCTGTAACGGCTAAAGATGAATGGGTCGCTTCAGATGCAGCAACAAAACCTTATAAATTTAGAAATATAGCTGGGCTTGCCAGAGGTGGCGGAGTAGTAAACTTAAATGGAGGAATGACAATTGCAGGAACAGCAGGTTTTGCTGATGGAACAGGGTCAACAGTAAATATTACATCTTCAAATAATGTTATACAAACGGGAGAATCAAGTGCATTGATTGCATTAAACGGAGGAAAAGTTAATTTTGCAGGTGGAACTATTTATCAGGAAGATAATGCAACTTCAAGTAGTGTAGTTGCAAGTGGAACTTCTACAGTAGACCACTCTAAATCTACACCATTTTATGCGGATAATAATTCTTCTGTAATAGATTTTACAGGAGCTACTACAATAAATATGTCTGATGGTATTTTAATGACTGGTGAAGATACGGATTATACTGCAGCTACAGGAGGAACAGCTACTAAATATAACGGAATGAGTAATGTAACTGTAAATCTTACTGGAGATAATTCAGTATTACGTACTTATCAAGGTAGAGTTACAAACTGGACAGGTTCAACAGCAGGAATTAACGGAGTAAAAACTGATATGAAACTTGCTGCTTTAAATGATAAGGGGCATGACTATAAAATATATTACATAGATGGCATATTTAATCTTAATAATAATCAAAATTTAGATGATCCTGCAGATGAATTTAATACAAAAATAGGACTTTCAAATGAAAAATTTACAATAGCAAGTGGAGTTACTGTAAGTTCTGCAACTGGAAAAGGTTTGTCAATGGCTTCTCATGATGGTGTTACAACTAACACAACTACAGGATATACAAATAACGGAACAATTAATATAACAGGAGGTACGCCTTCAAATACAACAGCATTGTCTACAAGTTTTGGATATGTTGATAATAAAGGAACTATTAATGTAGATAACGGAATTGGAGCGTATGGAATAAATGGAAGTAGTCTTACAAATAACAGTGCTATAAATATTACTTCAAGCGGAGTAGGTATGGCAGGATTTGCTTCAGCTTCCACATTAAAAACTTATGGAACTGACAAACAGATAACAACTGGAACTTTGGGAAGTAATAAGGTTTTAGAATTAACTAATAATGGTACAATAACAGTTGCAGGAAATGGTTCAATTGGGTTGTATGGAAATACAAATGATGTTGCAGGAACAGGATTAGTTTCAACTTCAACTGGAGTTATTACAAATAATGGTAAAATTGTTATGACTGGAGACAGCGCTGTTGGAATAGTGTCCGAAGGAAAAGGAAATACAATTAATCTAGGAGGAACAGGAAGTTCAGACATTGCAGTAGGAACTAACGGAATTGGAGTTTATGCAAGTGGAACAAAAAGTGTTGTAAACTTTACTTCAGATACAGGAATAGAAGTAAAAGACAAAGGTGTAGGAATTTCTGTTACAAACGGTTCGATTGTAAATCCTAACGGAAAGACTTTTGAAATAAAATACACAGGTTCTGCAAATGGTTCTGGAGCTGGTATTTTCTATGACAATACAGCGACAAATACAACTAATATAAACATTGTAAATAATGGTAGCGACAGAGGTGTTGTTGGACTTTATACAACAGGTGGAACCCTAACAAATGCAGCGACAATAACAGATAAGAGCGGAAAAGCTTATGGAATCTATTCTGAAGGTGCAGATGTGGTAAATAACGGAACACTAAATATTGGAAACAAAGGTAAGGGAATACTAAGTACAGGTGGAAACGTTAGATTAACAAGCAGTTCTGTAATTAATCTAGGAGAAGATGAAGCGATTGGGGTATACACAAAAGGAACAGGAAACAACGTAACAGCGGATGCAGGTTCTACAATGGCAATTGGTAACGGTTCATATGGATTCATCAACGAAGGAACAGGAAACACAATAATAAGTAATATGACTTCACAGACAGTCGGAGATAACACAGTCTTTGTATTCTCAAGAGATACATCAGGAACAGTGATAAACAATACACCGTTAACTTCGACTGGTTCACTAAACTATGGACTTTATTCAGCAGGAAATGTAGTAAATAATGCAGATATTAACTACAGCTCAGGAATAGGAAACGTAGGAATTTACAGTATAAATGGCGGAAATGCAGTAAATAATCCAGGTGTCTCAATAACAGTAGGAGCTTCAAATTCTGATCCGACAGCTAACCAGTATGCAATAGGAATGGCGGCAGGATATATAGGAGATGCGACAACACCGGCTTATACAGGAAACATAGAAAACAAGGGAATAATTAATGTAGTAGGACCATACAGTATAGGAATGTACGGAGTGAACAAAGGAACAAAGGTAGTAAACAGTGGAACAATAAACTTAAATGCAAGCAACACAACAGGAATGTACCTTGACAATGGAGCAGAAGGAATAAATAACGGAATAATCAAGTCAAATGGAACAGGGTTAAAGAAAGTAGTTGGAGTTGTAGTTAAAGGTGGTTCGACAATAGAAAATAACGGAACAATTGATATTAATGCCGATGAAGCGGTAGGATTACTTTCGAAAGGAAATGCGGCAGGAAATAATCCAGGAATAATCAAGAACTACGGAACATTGACTATAAGAGGAGCAGGATCAGTAAATACTCAGCTTCCGCAGCCAGGACATGAAATATCAAAAGATATGGGTGGAATAAAAATTCACGCACCATCAGGTTCATCAACAGCGACAATAACAGTAAATGGAGTTCCAGTAGTGCCTGAACTAGCGACAACGACAGCAGAAGAATACAAGCCTATGGAAGTTTCAACAATAGGAATGTATATAGATACTTCAAACAAACGGTTTACAACACCAATAGTTGGACTAAGCAGCTTGAGCACATTAAAGAATGCCGACCTTATCATAGGTACTGAAGCAGCACGAAACACAACAAGTAAGTATATTCAAATAAGTCCACAAATACTAGCGCCATATAACCAGATGATTTTAAACAATCCACAGATAGGAAAATGGAACATTTATTCAGGTTCACTTACATGGATGTCAAGTGTAGCGCAGAATCAGACAGATGGAACAATACAGAACGCTTATCTGGCAAAAATACCGTATACAAAATGGGCAGGTACACAGGAAACACCGGTAAACAGTACAGATACATATAACTTCTTGGATGGATTGGAACAAAGATATGGAGTGGAAGCCTTAGGTACAAGAGAAAATCAATTATTCCAAAAATTAAATGGAATAGGAAATAACGAAGAAGTATTATTCTATCAGGCGACAGACGAAATGATGGGACACCAGTATGGAAACCTACAGCAAAGAATAAATGCGACAGGAAACTTGTTAGACAAGGAATTCAAATATTTGAAACATGACTGGAGAAATCCATCTAAACAGAACAACAAGATTAAAGTATTTGGTCAAAGGGACGAATACAATACTGACACAGCAGGAGTTATTGACTATACAAGCAATGCCTACGGAGTAGCTTACGTTCACGAAGACGAAACAGTTAAGATGGGTAACTCTCAGGGATGGTATGCAGGAGCAGTAACAAACAGATTTAAATTTAAAGATATAGGACATTCAAGAGAAAACCAGACACAGCTTAAAGCAGGAATCTTTAAGACAATGTCTCCGGCAACAGACCATAACGGATCACTACAATGGACAATTGGAGGAGATGTGTTCTTTGGAATTAACAATATGAAACGTAGATATCTAGTTGTAGACGATATATTCCAGGCGAAATCAGACTATAATTCATACGGAGCAGCGCTTAAGACAGATTTGGGATATGATATAAGATTGAGTGAAAGAACACACTTGCGACCATATGGAGCGTTGAAGATGGAATATGGAAGATTTAACAAGATAAAGGAAGATTCTGGAGAAATGAGACTGGAAGTAAAAGGAAACGACTACTTCTCAGTAAAACCGGAAGCAGGACTAGAGTTTAGATATATCCAACCAATGGCAGTGAGAACAAACCTAACAGTAGGACTTACAGCGGCATATGAAAATGAACTAGGAAAGATGGCAAGTAAGAACAACGAAGGAAGAGTAAGATATACAGATGCAGACTGGTTTGGAATAAGAGGGGACAAGGAAGATAGAAAAGGAAACGGTAAGTTTGACTTAAATATCGGAGTGGACAACACAAGATTTGGAGTAACAGTAAATGCAGGATACGACACTAAAGGTAAGAATGTAAGAAGTGGTGTAGGATTTAGATTGATTTACTAA
- a CDS encoding autotransporter-associated N-terminal domain-containing protein — protein MGSNSLRQLKKDLKAFAKRVKDFKYTDSALIMFLLTGLVTLGVSNVTFSDEDAIATQTRQINSSIKDMRLQFKKARNENDKLLRDTNLELIQLMEQGDHVVKSPWSSWQYGMNYFNNNWNGTYKGRGDKKEKYPYEGRFERSTNSFERYTSPLSSHYGDLSLGSNRRSASSNLRSGIPSSYGIASNDPAQEPIVEMNVEASIRPKTVNIEIPDLGIRAPQLNALAVNGEPPKAVTVPRPTPPNITVSLPEPNAKPFANYCFTGCGQMVTRNNTTTATTPAVYKGRGENLWAGVDTAVILEI, from the coding sequence ATGGGAAGCAATAGTTTAAGACAGTTAAAAAAAGATTTAAAAGCTTTTGCCAAAAGAGTAAAAGACTTTAAATACACAGATTCAGCATTAATTATGTTTCTTTTGACAGGACTTGTAACGCTAGGAGTTTCAAACGTGACATTTTCTGACGAAGACGCGATAGCTACTCAAACTAGACAGATAAACAGTTCAATAAAAGACATGAGGTTGCAATTCAAAAAAGCAAGAAATGAAAATGATAAATTGCTTAGAGATACAAACTTAGAGCTAATTCAGTTGATGGAACAGGGAGATCACGTTGTAAAATCACCTTGGAGCAGCTGGCAATATGGTATGAATTATTTTAACAACAATTGGAATGGAACGTATAAGGGAAGAGGAGATAAGAAAGAAAAATATCCTTACGAAGGAAGATTTGAGAGAAGTACAAACTCATTTGAAAGATATACTTCACCACTAAGTAGCCATTACGGAGATTTATCTTTGGGATCAAACAGACGTTCAGCTTCATCAAATTTAAGAAGTGGAATTCCTTCATCATACGGAATAGCAAGCAATGACCCAGCACAAGAACCAATTGTGGAAATGAACGTGGAAGCGTCAATTAGACCAAAAACAGTAAATATAGAAATTCCAGATTTGGGAATAAGAGCGCCACAGTTAAATGCTTTAGCTGTAAATGGAGAACCTCCAAAAGCAGTAACTGTACCTAGACCTACACCGCCAAATATAACAGTAAGTTTACCTGAACCTAATGCAAAACCATTTGCTAATTACTGTTTTACAGGATGTGGTCAAATGGTAACGAGAAATAATACTACAACAGCTACTACACCCGCGGTTTATAAAGGTAGAGGTGAAAATTTGTGGGCTGGAGTAGATACAGCGGTAATCCTGGAAATATAG
- a CDS encoding EndoU domain-containing protein yields MKKNKILSILVVFIVALFVFGKTYFNNMTKNNTDKTYIKSLVDKNSNNNKNEKSFSSKKNKNYRSNKFSENRKYDIDYEHVIGGDENHLGKVTGGHSLLRGDVRIVKKIGEPAKNGVYRATVEIKTSDGNWQQKTSNGGVNTMFPSDWDEARIIDEINSAWENRKDVPGRDKNMWQGMSKSKVLIRGYKSPRITAYPVYENR; encoded by the coding sequence ATGAAAAAAAATAAAATTTTAAGTATTTTAGTTGTATTTATAGTCGCATTATTTGTTTTTGGAAAAACTTATTTTAACAATATGACTAAAAATAATACAGATAAAACTTATATAAAGAGTTTAGTTGATAAAAATAGCAATAACAATAAAAATGAAAAATCTTTTAGTTCTAAAAAGAATAAAAATTACAGGAGTAATAAATTTAGTGAAAATCGGAAATATGATATAGATTATGAGCACGTAATCGGCGGTGATGAAAATCATTTAGGAAAAGTTACCGGTGGACATTCTCTTTTAAGAGGGGATGTCAGAATTGTAAAAAAAATTGGAGAACCCGCAAAAAATGGTGTTTATAGAGCAACTGTTGAAATAAAAACTTCTGATGGCAACTGGCAACAAAAGACTTCAAATGGCGGAGTCAATACGATGTTTCCAAGCGATTGGGATGAAGCTAGAATAATTGATGAAATAAACTCAGCTTGGGAAAATAGAAAAGATGTTCCAGGAAGAGATAAAAATATGTGGCAAGGTATGAGTAAAAGCAAAGTTTTAATAAGAGGCTATAAAAGTCCTAGAATTACAGCATATCCTGTTTATGAAAATAGATAA
- a CDS encoding ABC transporter ATP-binding protein, which yields MNDVKLQVRNVSVEFDGKKIIENISIDLREGELVCILGASGVGKTTLFNVISGLIAPTCGEVFLNGENIIKTSGKISYMLQKDLLLPFKTIIDNVSLPLIIKGEKKSVARKKAQKYFKEFGLEGTEKKYPSQLSGGMRQRAALLRTYMFSCEVSLLDEPFSALDAITKHKMHNWYLNIMKKIKMSTLFITHDIDEAILISRRIYIISGRPGKITKELEINLPKSENSEELTLTEKFIEYKRKILKFL from the coding sequence ATGAACGATGTTAAATTGCAGGTTAGAAATGTGTCTGTTGAATTTGATGGCAAAAAAATTATTGAAAATATTTCGATTGATTTGAGAGAGGGAGAACTTGTCTGTATTTTGGGAGCGAGTGGAGTTGGGAAAACTACTTTGTTTAATGTGATTTCCGGGTTAATTGCTCCAACTTGTGGGGAGGTTTTTCTAAATGGAGAAAATATTATAAAGACATCGGGTAAAATAAGTTATATGCTTCAAAAAGATTTACTTTTGCCGTTTAAGACAATTATTGACAATGTATCATTGCCTTTGATTATAAAAGGAGAAAAAAAATCTGTTGCACGAAAAAAAGCTCAAAAATATTTTAAAGAATTTGGATTAGAAGGAACAGAAAAAAAATATCCAAGTCAACTCTCAGGTGGAATGAGACAACGTGCGGCACTTTTAAGAACTTATATGTTTTCTTGTGAAGTATCTCTACTAGATGAGCCATTTAGTGCACTGGATGCCATAACAAAGCATAAAATGCACAATTGGTATTTAAACATAATGAAAAAAATAAAGATGTCAACGCTGTTTATAACCCATGATATCGACGAGGCAATTCTAATTTCAAGAAGAATTTATATCATTTCTGGAAGGCCAGGAAAAATTACAAAAGAATTGGAAATTAATTTGCCAAAAAGCGAAAATAGTGAAGAATTGACATTGACTGAAAAATTTATAGAATATAAAAGAAAAATATTAAAATTTTTGTAA
- a CDS encoding class I SAM-dependent methyltransferase, translated as MKIKLNNISETMLITLYMRATDAKSKNPILNDKKSEEIISQIDYDFSKFKSAWASYYGVLSRAKVMDNEVKKFMKKYPDCVIVSIGCGLDTRFLRIDNGKIKWYNLDLPEVIEKRKLFFEPNERVIDIAKSAFDSAWTKDIKLERKKLLIISEGVLMYFEEQQIKQFLEILTDNFDSFEAQFDLLYKGTVKMSKKHDTLKNMEAKFSWGVKDGSEVVKLNPKLKQTGLINFTDEMKHHLPGWKKLFIPFFYIFNNRLGIYTFEK; from the coding sequence ATGAAAATAAAACTTAATAATATTTCAGAAACTATGCTTATTACTCTGTATATGCGAGCGACCGATGCTAAAAGTAAAAATCCGATTTTAAATGACAAAAAATCTGAAGAAATAATTTCTCAAATAGATTATGACTTCTCGAAATTTAAAAGTGCATGGGCTTCGTATTACGGAGTTCTTTCACGGGCGAAAGTGATGGACAATGAAGTAAAAAAATTTATGAAAAAATATCCAGATTGTGTAATTGTATCGATTGGATGTGGATTAGATACGAGATTTTTACGAATAGATAACGGAAAAATAAAATGGTACAACCTTGACTTGCCAGAAGTCATTGAAAAACGAAAGCTCTTTTTTGAACCAAATGAAAGAGTTATAGATATTGCAAAATCTGCATTTGATTCAGCATGGACAAAGGATATTAAACTGGAAAGGAAAAAATTGCTTATTATTTCCGAAGGTGTATTAATGTACTTTGAAGAACAGCAAATTAAACAGTTTTTGGAAATACTGACTGATAATTTTGATTCTTTTGAAGCTCAATTTGACTTGCTATATAAAGGAACAGTTAAAATGAGTAAAAAACATGATACCTTAAAAAATATGGAAGCAAAATTTAGCTGGGGCGTAAAAGATGGAAGTGAAGTTGTAAAATTAAATCCAAAATTAAAGCAGACTGGACTTATTAATTTTACCGATGAAATGAAACATCATCTTCCTGGCTGGAAAAAATTGTTTATTCCATTCTTTTACATTTTTAATAATAGACTTGGAATTTATACTTTTGAAAAATAA
- a CDS encoding ABC transporter substrate-binding protein: protein MKKNFVKILILMVMLILSVSCVKKSKKIRIVLDWTPNTNHTGLFVAKDLGYFKDEGIDVEIVQPPEGSTTALIGAGGAEFGISFQDTLAKSFSSDAPVPVTAVAAIINHNTSGIISLKEKGINTPKKLEGKRYATWDDEIEKAILKKMVTDDNGNFNNVKMIPNTVTDVVTALRTNIDAVWVYYAWDGVATKLAGLNTNFLKFVDYGPELDFYSPVIIANNDYLKKNPNEAKKVLKAIKKGYEYSIQNPEKAAKILVKNAPEINPKLALASQKWLVSQYRGNAKKWGEIDKNRWDLFYSWLYKNKLIKKQIPSGFGFSNEYLE from the coding sequence ATGAAAAAAAATTTTGTTAAAATTTTAATTTTAATGGTAATGCTGATATTGTCAGTATCTTGTGTAAAAAAATCTAAAAAAATAAGAATAGTTTTGGATTGGACGCCTAATACTAATCACACAGGACTATTTGTCGCAAAAGATTTGGGATATTTTAAAGATGAGGGAATTGATGTAGAGATTGTACAGCCGCCTGAAGGAAGTACAACAGCACTAATTGGAGCTGGTGGAGCTGAATTTGGAATAAGCTTTCAAGACACACTGGCAAAGTCATTTTCGTCTGATGCGCCTGTTCCAGTAACAGCAGTCGCAGCAATAATCAATCACAACACGTCTGGAATTATTTCATTGAAAGAGAAAGGAATAAATACGCCGAAAAAATTGGAGGGTAAAAGATACGCAACCTGGGACGATGAAATTGAAAAAGCCATTTTAAAAAAGATGGTTACCGATGACAATGGAAATTTTAATAACGTAAAAATGATTCCAAATACAGTTACTGATGTTGTAACAGCACTAAGAACAAATATTGACGCGGTCTGGGTTTACTATGCGTGGGACGGTGTTGCAACGAAGCTTGCGGGTCTTAATACAAACTTTTTAAAATTTGTGGATTACGGGCCTGAGCTTGACTTTTACAGTCCTGTAATTATTGCAAACAACGATTATTTGAAAAAAAATCCAAATGAAGCAAAAAAAGTTTTAAAAGCAATAAAAAAAGGCTATGAATATTCAATTCAAAATCCTGAAAAAGCGGCGAAAATTTTGGTAAAAAATGCGCCTGAAATAAATCCAAAATTAGCGCTTGCCAGTCAAAAGTGGCTAGTTTCGCAGTATAGAGGAAACGCTAAAAAATGGGGAGAGATAGATAAAAATAGATGGGATTTATTTTACAGTTGGCTATATAAAAATAAATTGATTAAAAAACAAATTCCGAGTGGATTTGGGTTTAGTAATGAGTATTTAGAATAA
- a CDS encoding ABC transporter permease, producing MRKKSKNIYSKVLNKIAPIIIILYILIKWQILSITGIVPKFMLPSPFDVIKAFINDFPLLMHHMKVTLVEAFLGLGMGVILGFFVAIIMDMFEFFYKSIYPILIITQTIPTVAIAPLLVLWLGYGILPKIVLIVLTSFFPITIGLLDGFKSADKDALKLMKTMGATQFQNFVHIKLPSSIGYFFAGLRISVSYSIIGAVVAEWLGGFDGLGVYMTRVRKSYSFDKMFAVIFLISIISLFLMFVVKKIQKLSMPWEEAI from the coding sequence TTGAGAAAAAAATCAAAAAATATATACAGTAAAGTATTAAATAAAATCGCACCAATAATTATTATTTTATATATCTTAATAAAGTGGCAAATATTATCAATTACAGGAATTGTGCCAAAATTTATGTTGCCTTCGCCTTTTGATGTAATAAAGGCTTTTATAAATGATTTTCCACTTCTTATGCACCACATGAAGGTTACGCTTGTAGAAGCTTTCTTAGGACTGGGGATGGGAGTGATTTTAGGTTTTTTTGTTGCGATTATTATGGATATGTTTGAATTTTTTTATAAATCCATCTATCCAATTTTAATAATTACTCAAACTATTCCAACTGTTGCGATTGCACCACTTTTGGTACTTTGGCTGGGATATGGAATTTTACCTAAAATTGTACTTATTGTTTTAACTTCATTTTTCCCAATAACAATAGGACTTTTGGATGGATTTAAATCGGCGGATAAAGATGCACTAAAACTTATGAAAACGATGGGAGCAACGCAATTTCAAAATTTTGTTCACATAAAGCTTCCAAGTTCGATTGGATATTTTTTTGCGGGACTTAGAATATCTGTCAGCTATTCGATTATAGGTGCAGTTGTTGCTGAATGGCTAGGCGGGTTTGATGGACTTGGGGTGTATATGACGAGAGTCAGAAAGTCGTATTCATTTGATAAAATGTTTGCCGTGATATTTTTAATTTCAATAATTAGTTTATTTTTGATGTTTGTTGTAAAAAAAATTCAAAAATTGAGTATGCCTTGGGAAGAAGCTATTTGA